Proteins encoded by one window of Nocardia goodfellowii:
- a CDS encoding winged helix-turn-helix transcriptional regulator: protein MKPYNQYCALARGLDVIGDRWVLLIVRELLNGPRRYGELAHGLPGIATNLLAARLRVMRTNGLVAKTEDDHYQLTASAEGLREVVSAIAGWAGPLMARMAEDDTFRGHWIAHPVAALFPGQDPTRPDLTIEVRCDEQPMTICSANGEISVHPGQAGAPDLVLTGPPDAAVGLLAHRIDPAEAKSRGLAITGDIGLLRRLRPSVPPARREL from the coding sequence ATGAAACCCTACAATCAGTACTGCGCGTTGGCGCGCGGCCTCGATGTCATCGGCGACCGCTGGGTGCTGCTGATTGTTCGCGAGCTACTCAACGGTCCTCGCCGGTACGGCGAACTCGCCCATGGACTTCCGGGTATCGCCACCAACCTGCTCGCCGCGCGCCTGCGCGTGATGCGAACCAACGGACTGGTGGCCAAGACCGAGGACGACCACTACCAGCTCACAGCCTCCGCCGAAGGTTTGCGTGAGGTGGTATCCGCGATCGCCGGATGGGCCGGCCCCCTCATGGCTCGCATGGCCGAGGACGACACATTCCGCGGCCACTGGATCGCCCACCCCGTGGCTGCCCTGTTCCCCGGTCAGGATCCCACCCGCCCGGACCTGACGATCGAAGTGCGATGCGACGAACAGCCCATGACCATTTGCTCGGCCAACGGTGAGATCAGCGTGCACCCGGGCCAGGCCGGCGCCCCCGACCTCGTCCTGACCGGTCCACCCGACGCAGCGGTCGGCCTCCTCGCCCACCGCATCGACCCCGCCGAAGCGAAAAGCCGCGGCCTGGCCATCACCGGCGACATCGGACTCCTGCGTCGCCTCCGGCCCAGCGTGCCACCCGCTCGACGAGAACTGTGA
- a CDS encoding type II toxin-antitoxin system Rv0910 family toxin — MGSLVLSKEVPGTPEAVFDTIADPASWESWFSIHRSYVRRPPERLSKGATLVSRVVVLGMDNEFEWTVEEFDEPHQIVLLGSGTSGVRSEFTYWLRPTETGTNVTVGGVFTGPLITTVLSSVLERHGHDELGHTLDRLAALPVFDRH, encoded by the coding sequence ATGGGATCCTTGGTGCTGAGCAAGGAGGTGCCCGGCACCCCCGAGGCGGTCTTCGACACGATCGCCGATCCGGCCAGCTGGGAGAGCTGGTTCAGCATCCATCGCAGTTATGTACGCCGGCCGCCCGAACGGCTGAGTAAGGGTGCCACCTTGGTGTCACGGGTCGTCGTCCTCGGGATGGACAACGAATTCGAATGGACGGTCGAGGAGTTCGACGAGCCGCACCAGATCGTGCTACTCGGCAGCGGAACCTCCGGTGTCCGAAGCGAATTCACCTACTGGCTCCGGCCGACGGAGACCGGCACCAATGTCACCGTCGGCGGCGTGTTCACCGGACCGTTGATCACCACCGTGCTCTCGAGCGTCCTCGAACGGCACGGCCACGACGAACTGGGGCACACTCTCGACCGACTCGCCGCCTTGCCGGTGTTCGACCGGCACTGA
- a CDS encoding pentapeptide repeat-containing protein, whose protein sequence is MTSEPSDPAPPTPPSQGGWRGAVSAAGKYLHQALLWDGWLKVAALATAATAVAALWFTGQSLRATHNQYSLSQQTWFTDRFAKATEHLGSPELNVRLGGIYSLEWLARDSPPSRVSNQSLIFEVVSAFVRTHRASSEHNLASCGAKGANLPDVQAALTVIGRRDTAKDGPDPISLVDSDLRYSVLRSARLQGANLSGADLTCGHMSDADLRGAQLLDARLQMANLASAKLSMANLNSAFLNNAVLAKADLTGAVLTDANLSGAELIGTDLTGSDMSRSNLTDVILRNIRYDHTTKWPIGFVPPPSR, encoded by the coding sequence GTGACCTCGGAACCCTCGGATCCGGCGCCACCGACGCCTCCCTCTCAGGGAGGATGGCGTGGCGCGGTATCGGCCGCTGGCAAGTATCTTCACCAGGCATTGCTATGGGATGGCTGGTTGAAGGTCGCCGCGTTGGCTACAGCGGCAACCGCAGTGGCAGCACTGTGGTTCACTGGTCAATCCCTGCGCGCGACCCACAACCAGTACAGCCTCTCCCAGCAGACCTGGTTCACCGACCGATTCGCCAAAGCAACCGAGCATCTCGGGTCGCCGGAGTTGAATGTTCGGCTCGGTGGCATCTACTCGTTGGAGTGGCTGGCCAGAGACTCACCACCGAGCCGGGTGTCGAATCAATCGCTGATTTTCGAAGTGGTCAGCGCCTTCGTTCGGACTCATCGTGCTTCCTCCGAGCACAATCTCGCTTCATGTGGGGCCAAGGGAGCTAATCTCCCGGATGTGCAGGCCGCGTTGACTGTTATCGGTCGGCGAGACACTGCGAAGGATGGGCCCGATCCGATCAGTCTGGTGGACAGCGATCTTCGGTACTCGGTGCTGAGGTCGGCGCGACTTCAGGGCGCCAACCTATCCGGCGCCGACTTGACCTGCGGGCATATGAGCGACGCAGACCTGCGCGGGGCACAATTGCTCGACGCCCGCCTCCAGATGGCAAATCTGGCCAGTGCGAAACTGTCGATGGCCAACCTCAACTCCGCCTTCTTGAACAATGCTGTCCTTGCAAAGGCCGACCTCACTGGTGCCGTACTGACCGACGCGAACCTCAGCGGCGCAGAATTGATAGGTACAGATTTGACCGGCTCGGATATGAGCCGGTCAAACCTAACCGATGTGATACTGCGCAATATTCGCTATGACCACACAACCAAGTGGCCGATCGGGTTTGTTCCTCCACCAAGCCGCTGA
- a CDS encoding PPOX class F420-dependent oxidoreductase, whose protein sequence is MAPLTEQVRALFDGKNFAVLSTLEPDGRPHSTVVWVGRDGDDLLFALPRSRRKTANLSRDPRAAVVIFDAADPYRSAQVRGTASLEDDPAGALIDSLSHKYLNGPYPGFAGPDPQWVIARITADKVITTWPNS, encoded by the coding sequence ATGGCACCACTCACCGAGCAGGTTCGCGCACTGTTCGACGGCAAGAATTTCGCGGTTCTGTCGACGCTGGAACCGGACGGCAGACCGCATTCGACGGTGGTCTGGGTCGGACGCGACGGAGACGACCTGCTTTTCGCGCTACCCAGAAGCCGCCGTAAGACCGCCAACCTGAGCCGAGACCCACGAGCGGCCGTGGTGATCTTTGATGCCGCCGATCCGTATAGAAGCGCACAGGTGCGCGGAACCGCGTCCCTCGAAGACGACCCAGCCGGTGCGCTCATCGATTCCCTGTCCCACAAGTACCTGAACGGCCCCTACCCCGGCTTCGCCGGACCGGACCCGCAATGGGTCATCGCCAGAATCACAGCGGACAAGGTCATTACGACCTGGCCGAACTCGTGA
- a CDS encoding nSTAND1 domain-containing NTPase, whose translation MSDRGGVSPAMDPVQIESREQFGAVLTRLRREAGLSIRKVADRAGVPVPTLGGWYAGNAVPAIDAAAYLESVLKVCGATDRFEELWEAANRIRGTARPARPANSPYRSLEPYRAQDACLFFGREDLIEELSTRVGRGLRGEGTRLIGVLGCSGSGKTSLLQAGLLPKLDVPNRYFEPGADPGDRLDMAMASDGTEGPAVLVIDQAEELWTYEDTSGSSEARMVVAGEFVDRLVGLTETGKVVVFAMRADYFARALELPVLRAALTTDAVAVGPMTRQQLEQAIVMPAKGAGVHVEPALLALLLQELAVAGGGAHDPGALPLLSHALHATWIGRTTASERLTVEHYRSAGGIRAAIELTAEKVWSELDSKEAQTACERLFVRAVHRGDTALARITVDPAELDWPDIDRRNTAAVIDRFVAARLLTMTSSGVQITHEALLHTWQRLRSWLAEDAAGHAMHTQLTAHVRNWDRHDPSTLLSAARTEEYQLWAGKPSRGRSLTVLESEYVAASASHHAAVARAELWQLRRLYALSAALFLVAVISIAATVFAVRYSRSEAAQYRISHAHEQASASYVVRSGAPDVGGLLAVQAFRAQPDVQTRSALLETQADRFLGRISVGDFPLYGVASSPDGKLIAASGFDGKVRLWDARTRRELTDWVAAPEGGSAVVFSPDSTKLAHAQGGTLRVWSPVDYSLRGERQGIEGGMSNLAFSPDGRVLAGFAKNAYGTTVLQFLDPATLSPLPTPPGSISGAGSLAFSASTGIFAAAGTGPVQVWPSLDTAPITLSRSWAERGVAALALSRDGRVVAASDNDGWVTLWNLADGGREIATKKFDSAAYGLDFTPDGSVLAIGLDNRSVQLLDTASGQAPFATLIGHSNSIHRIAFTEVGDTLLTASSDGSIGIWDTSDLTLRSVQPISPVSALARGRDSAALTAATRDGSVHQWNPAGGYRRQFDPRWREPAAAAFVRNDRSLVIGGQHGLSVLDTTSSAVTLLSAAAVVGVAVSADTFTLAVAFDDDSIQRWDTRSWNQLAPVPVPEGQVLTGLTFGGNTMLAATAYTDNLLVWDLSATEPQLSMLRTHVTAAAFSPNARFLAYANMTGQIKVYDIQANDRLDRVADYDLTVLHPAAPDRSAVGRRHTTNSLTFSPDGQLLAAASNDGLTRIWAANQRAGFTPHAILQGHNGATSAATFESTSTHLVTAGEDGVLRRWNLDTDMASTQACSAAATSDQSRWLERDTALLDADSC comes from the coding sequence GTGAGCGATCGGGGCGGGGTGTCACCGGCAATGGATCCAGTGCAGATCGAGTCTCGAGAACAGTTCGGTGCGGTACTCACCCGGCTGCGCCGCGAGGCGGGTCTGTCGATTCGCAAGGTCGCGGACCGGGCCGGCGTCCCGGTGCCGACGCTAGGCGGCTGGTATGCGGGCAACGCCGTTCCAGCGATCGACGCCGCGGCCTATCTGGAATCCGTGCTGAAGGTGTGTGGGGCGACTGATCGATTCGAAGAGTTGTGGGAGGCAGCGAACCGGATCCGGGGTACCGCTCGACCGGCGCGTCCGGCGAACTCCCCGTATCGCAGTCTCGAACCCTATCGGGCACAAGACGCTTGTCTGTTCTTCGGACGTGAGGACCTGATCGAAGAACTCAGCACCCGCGTGGGGCGAGGACTGCGTGGTGAGGGAACCCGTTTGATCGGAGTGCTCGGCTGTTCGGGGTCTGGCAAAACCTCACTGTTGCAGGCCGGGTTACTGCCCAAACTCGACGTACCGAACCGGTATTTCGAGCCAGGCGCCGATCCTGGCGATCGCCTCGATATGGCGATGGCATCCGACGGCACCGAGGGGCCGGCGGTGCTGGTGATCGACCAGGCCGAGGAATTGTGGACCTACGAAGATACCTCTGGAAGTTCCGAGGCCCGGATGGTCGTGGCAGGCGAGTTCGTGGACCGGCTCGTGGGATTGACCGAAACCGGGAAGGTCGTAGTGTTCGCGATGCGCGCGGACTACTTCGCACGGGCGCTCGAACTGCCTGTGTTGCGGGCAGCGTTGACCACCGACGCGGTGGCGGTGGGTCCGATGACTCGTCAGCAGCTCGAGCAGGCCATCGTTATGCCCGCGAAGGGGGCTGGCGTGCACGTCGAGCCGGCCCTACTCGCACTGCTGTTACAGGAGCTGGCCGTCGCTGGTGGCGGCGCGCACGATCCAGGGGCGCTGCCGCTGCTCTCACATGCGTTGCACGCCACCTGGATCGGACGCACCACTGCCTCGGAGCGACTCACAGTCGAGCACTACCGCAGCGCGGGCGGTATCCGCGCCGCGATCGAACTGACCGCGGAGAAGGTATGGAGCGAACTCGATTCCAAGGAGGCGCAAACCGCGTGTGAGCGACTGTTCGTGCGCGCGGTGCACCGCGGCGACACCGCGCTGGCCCGCATCACCGTTGACCCAGCCGAATTGGACTGGCCCGACATAGACCGCAGAAACACCGCAGCGGTCATCGACCGATTTGTCGCCGCTCGCCTGCTCACCATGACCAGCAGCGGGGTGCAGATCACCCATGAGGCGTTGCTGCACACCTGGCAGCGGCTGCGGAGCTGGCTTGCCGAGGACGCCGCCGGGCACGCCATGCATACCCAACTGACAGCCCACGTGCGGAACTGGGACCGTCACGACCCATCGACCCTGCTCAGCGCCGCCCGCACCGAGGAGTATCAACTCTGGGCCGGCAAGCCGAGCCGCGGCCGGAGCCTGACCGTGCTCGAGAGCGAGTATGTGGCGGCCAGCGCATCACATCACGCCGCAGTCGCGCGCGCGGAATTGTGGCAGCTGCGGCGCTTATATGCGTTGTCGGCGGCATTGTTTCTGGTCGCGGTCATCTCGATCGCGGCGACGGTGTTCGCGGTGCGCTACTCACGCAGCGAAGCAGCTCAATACCGGATATCGCATGCTCACGAACAAGCATCGGCATCGTATGTTGTGCGTTCGGGCGCCCCCGATGTCGGTGGTCTGCTCGCGGTCCAGGCTTTTCGCGCCCAACCCGACGTCCAGACCCGCAGCGCTCTGCTCGAAACTCAGGCCGACCGCTTTCTCGGCCGCATCTCAGTGGGCGACTTCCCTCTGTACGGAGTGGCATCCAGCCCCGACGGAAAGCTGATCGCGGCCTCGGGCTTCGACGGGAAAGTCCGGTTGTGGGACGCTCGAACTCGGCGGGAACTGACTGACTGGGTAGCAGCTCCAGAGGGAGGTTCCGCCGTGGTCTTCAGCCCTGACAGCACAAAGTTGGCTCACGCCCAGGGCGGCACCCTGCGGGTGTGGAGCCCCGTCGACTACTCCCTCCGCGGCGAACGACAAGGCATCGAAGGCGGTATGAGCAACCTCGCGTTCAGTCCTGACGGGCGCGTACTGGCCGGCTTCGCGAAGAACGCCTACGGAACCACCGTCCTCCAGTTCCTCGATCCTGCGACCCTGTCCCCCCTGCCCACCCCGCCCGGATCCATCAGCGGCGCGGGATCGCTGGCTTTCAGCGCGAGTACCGGAATCTTCGCCGCCGCGGGCACCGGGCCCGTGCAGGTATGGCCCAGCCTCGATACCGCGCCGATCACCCTGAGCCGCTCTTGGGCCGAGCGCGGTGTTGCTGCCCTGGCGCTCAGCCGAGACGGGCGCGTTGTGGCCGCCAGCGACAACGATGGCTGGGTCACCTTGTGGAACCTGGCCGATGGCGGACGTGAAATCGCGACAAAGAAATTCGACTCCGCGGCGTATGGCTTGGACTTCACCCCCGACGGCTCCGTACTCGCGATCGGTCTCGACAACCGCTCGGTACAGCTGTTGGACACCGCGTCCGGCCAGGCACCGTTCGCGACGCTGATCGGTCACAGCAACTCTATCCACCGCATCGCTTTCACCGAGGTCGGCGACACTCTGCTGACCGCGAGTTCGGATGGCTCGATCGGAATCTGGGATACCTCCGATCTGACCCTGCGCTCGGTACAGCCGATTTCACCGGTGTCCGCGCTGGCGCGCGGCCGAGACAGCGCGGCCCTTACAGCCGCAACTCGCGATGGCAGCGTGCACCAGTGGAATCCGGCGGGCGGGTATCGCCGCCAGTTCGATCCCCGCTGGCGTGAGCCGGCCGCAGCAGCGTTCGTCCGGAACGACCGATCTTTGGTCATCGGCGGCCAGCACGGCCTGTCCGTTCTCGACACCACAAGCTCAGCGGTGACCCTACTGAGTGCGGCCGCCGTCGTAGGCGTCGCTGTCAGCGCCGACACCTTTACCCTCGCAGTCGCTTTCGATGACGACAGCATTCAACGGTGGGACACCCGAAGCTGGAACCAACTGGCTCCGGTACCGGTACCCGAGGGTCAAGTTCTCACCGGCCTCACCTTCGGTGGCAATACGATGCTCGCGGCCACCGCTTACACTGACAATCTGCTGGTCTGGGATCTCTCCGCCACCGAACCACAGTTGTCGATGCTCCGAACCCACGTCACCGCAGCAGCATTCAGCCCGAACGCTCGATTTCTCGCTTACGCCAACATGACCGGACAGATCAAGGTGTACGACATCCAGGCGAACGACCGCCTGGACAGGGTTGCGGACTACGATCTGACCGTGTTGCACCCTGCCGCGCCCGACCGGAGCGCCGTCGGACGGCGCCACACCACCAATTCCCTGACGTTCAGCCCCGATGGCCAGCTACTCGCCGCAGCCAGCAACGACGGTCTCACTCGCATTTGGGCCGCCAACCAGCGCGCAGGCTTCACACCGCACGCCATCCTGCAAGGCCATAACGGTGCAACCTCCGCCGCAACGTTCGAATCCACCAGCACTCATCTCGTCACCGCCGGCGAGGACGGCGTACTACGCCGTTGGAACCTCGACACCGACATGGCCTCGACCCAGGCGTGCTCCGCGGCCGCAACGTCGGATCAATCGAGATGGCTCGAGCGTGACACCGCCCTACTCGACGCAGATAGCTGCTAA
- a CDS encoding acyl-CoA dehydrogenase family protein — MALLNPKTETFAEFDPDTRALLRSVVDFFETKGKQALTADAYAAHWYEDWMEFLAESRILAYFATPKAHAGTDAGKRWDTAFISRFNEITGFYGSQYWYAWGVSTLGLATIWQSANSKAHIRAAEELDRGGIIGFGLSEKDHGADIYATDMLLTPDGAGGFTASGSKYYIGNGNVARIVPTIGRRTDLDGPDAYVWFIADSQHPSYRLIKNVIHGQNFVSAYDLADYPVTADDILHTGRKAFDAALAAVNCGKFNIGMVALGIVQHSFYETINHASTKILFGHPVTEFGQVRQILCEAYIRMNAMRLYHERAIDYMRCSSPEDRRFVLFNSIGKMKVTREAERVYRALSDVISAKGFEKDSYFAMARGTIDSMPRLEGTAHVNMALTLKFMANFLFNPATLPPVPVRRDPGDDEALFRQPSAAGLGKVRFADWRAAYEKYRHLPNVAIFIEQAERFTQFAIEAPPTEAQLADLDYQLAVGELFTMLPYGQLILEQATITGTSEDIVEAIFEIFVRDFSTYALGVFGKPSSTAAQQHWALDVIRKPAVDEQLSTRIWEEARGHAGTYEMNP, encoded by the coding sequence ATGGCACTGCTCAATCCGAAGACAGAGACGTTCGCGGAATTCGATCCGGATACCCGGGCACTGCTGCGGTCGGTCGTCGACTTCTTCGAGACCAAAGGCAAGCAAGCGCTGACAGCGGACGCGTATGCCGCGCACTGGTACGAGGATTGGATGGAGTTCCTCGCCGAGTCACGCATCCTCGCCTACTTCGCCACGCCGAAGGCGCACGCGGGCACCGATGCGGGCAAGCGCTGGGACACCGCGTTCATCTCGCGGTTCAACGAGATTACCGGCTTCTACGGCTCCCAATACTGGTATGCCTGGGGCGTCTCCACGCTCGGCCTCGCGACGATCTGGCAGAGCGCCAACAGCAAAGCCCATATCCGCGCCGCCGAGGAGCTCGACCGTGGCGGCATCATCGGGTTCGGATTGTCCGAGAAAGACCATGGCGCCGACATCTACGCCACCGATATGTTGCTCACCCCGGACGGAGCCGGTGGTTTCACCGCGAGTGGCAGCAAGTACTACATCGGTAACGGCAATGTCGCCCGCATCGTGCCGACCATCGGCCGTCGTACCGACCTCGACGGCCCCGACGCCTACGTCTGGTTCATCGCCGACAGCCAGCACCCGAGCTATCGACTGATCAAGAATGTGATCCACGGCCAGAACTTCGTCAGCGCCTACGATCTGGCCGACTATCCCGTCACCGCCGACGACATCTTGCACACCGGGCGAAAAGCATTCGACGCCGCGCTGGCCGCGGTGAACTGCGGCAAGTTCAACATAGGTATGGTCGCACTCGGCATCGTGCAGCACTCGTTCTACGAAACGATCAACCACGCGAGCACCAAGATCCTTTTCGGCCATCCGGTGACCGAATTCGGGCAGGTCCGGCAGATCCTCTGCGAGGCCTATATTCGTATGAACGCCATGCGGCTGTACCACGAGCGCGCGATCGATTACATGCGCTGTTCCAGCCCTGAGGACCGCCGCTTCGTCCTCTTCAATTCGATCGGCAAGATGAAGGTGACACGCGAGGCGGAGCGTGTCTATCGAGCGCTATCGGATGTCATCTCCGCCAAAGGGTTCGAGAAGGACTCGTACTTCGCGATGGCCCGGGGCACGATCGATTCGATGCCGAGGCTGGAGGGCACCGCGCACGTCAACATGGCGCTCACGTTGAAGTTCATGGCCAACTTCCTGTTCAATCCGGCGACACTGCCGCCGGTGCCGGTGCGCCGCGACCCCGGCGACGACGAGGCGCTGTTCCGCCAGCCGAGCGCCGCCGGTTTGGGCAAAGTACGTTTCGCGGATTGGCGCGCGGCCTACGAAAAGTACCGGCATCTGCCGAACGTGGCGATATTCATCGAGCAGGCCGAACGGTTCACCCAATTCGCCATCGAAGCGCCGCCCACCGAGGCTCAGCTCGCGGATCTCGACTACCAACTCGCCGTCGGCGAGTTGTTCACCATGCTCCCGTACGGTCAGCTGATCCTCGAGCAGGCGACCATCACGGGTACCTCCGAAGATATCGTCGAAGCGATCTTCGAGATCTTCGTCCGAGACTTCTCCACCTACGCGCTCGGTGTATTCGGCAAGCCGTCCTCCACTGCCGCGCAGCAACATTGGGCGCTGGACGTGATCCGAAAGCCGGCCGTTGACGAGCAACTCTCGACACGGATCTGGGAGGAAGCCCGCGGCCATGCCGGCACCTACGAGATGAACCCCTAG